Proteins from a genomic interval of Polaribacter sp. Q13:
- the nhaD gene encoding sodium:proton antiporter NhaD, with the protein METLIILIFIVGYLAIALEHNLKLDKLIPALAMMAILWALVAFGIDAFPNWFDSSAHKLIEGFANFTGEEKHHLLEETLLHHLGKTAEILFFLLGAMTIVEMIDYFDGFATFKGYIKTKKKKTLLWIFVGLAFFLSAVIDNLTATIVLISILQKIIKDRNTRLWFAGLIIISANAGGAFSPIGDVTTTMLWIGGKVTADKLIEHLLIPSILCAVIPTIIASRKKVFQGEIDVELDADKEEVNEYSARMLYIGLAAILFVPFFKTITHLPPYVGMMLSLSVVGIFAEIYSRSKFSVSHVIDESGDDSEGFHSPVHSSLSKIEMPSVLFFFGILMAVAALESLGLLFIGSEALAEIIPNEDIVVMLLGFGSAVVDNVPLVAASMGMFQDPQNAPVWHFIAFSAGTGGSMLIIGSAAGVVAMGMEKINFMWYLKNIAWLAAIGFLIGCAVFVATENLF; encoded by the coding sequence ATGGAAACTCTTATTATTTTAATTTTTATAGTTGGTTATTTAGCTATTGCGTTAGAGCACAATTTAAAGCTAGATAAACTAATACCAGCATTGGCAATGATGGCAATTCTTTGGGCGTTAGTAGCATTTGGTATAGATGCTTTTCCTAATTGGTTTGATTCTAGTGCGCATAAATTAATAGAAGGGTTTGCTAATTTTACTGGTGAAGAAAAACATCATTTATTAGAAGAAACTTTATTACATCATTTAGGTAAAACGGCAGAAATACTATTCTTTTTATTAGGTGCAATGACAATTGTAGAAATGATAGACTATTTTGATGGTTTTGCAACTTTTAAAGGGTATATAAAAACTAAAAAGAAGAAAACACTTTTATGGATTTTTGTTGGTTTAGCATTTTTCTTGTCAGCGGTTATAGATAACTTAACAGCTACAATTGTATTGATTTCGATACTTCAAAAAATTATAAAAGACAGAAATACACGTTTATGGTTTGCTGGTTTAATTATTATTTCGGCGAATGCAGGTGGGGCGTTTTCTCCTATTGGAGATGTTACAACTACCATGTTATGGATTGGTGGTAAAGTAACCGCAGATAAATTAATAGAACATTTACTAATACCATCTATTTTATGTGCTGTAATTCCAACGATTATAGCTTCTAGAAAAAAAGTATTTCAGGGTGAAATTGATGTGGAGCTTGATGCGGATAAAGAAGAAGTTAATGAGTATTCTGCAAGAATGTTATATATTGGATTGGCAGCTATTTTGTTTGTTCCTTTTTTTAAAACCATTACGCATTTACCGCCTTATGTGGGTATGATGCTTTCTCTTTCTGTGGTCGGAATTTTTGCTGAAATTTATAGTAGATCAAAATTCAGTGTTTCTCATGTTATTGATGAAAGTGGCGACGATTCAGAAGGGTTTCATAGTCCGGTACATTCGTCCTTATCAAAAATTGAAATGCCAAGTGTTTTGTTTTTCTTCGGAATTTTAATGGCAGTCGCTGCCTTAGAATCTTTAGGTTTGTTATTTATTGGGTCAGAAGCTTTGGCAGAAATTATACCTAATGAAGACATTGTAGTGATGTTATTAGGATTTGGTTCTGCGGTGGTAGATAATGTGCCATTGGTAGCAGCAAGTATGGGTATGTTTCAAGATCCACAAAATGCACCAGTTTGGCATTTTATTGCTTTTTCTGCAGGTACAGGAGGAAGTATGTTGATTATTGGTTCTGCAGCAGGTGTGGTTGCAATGGGAATGGAAAAAATAAACTTTATGTGGTATTTAAAAAATATTGCTTGGTTAGCTGCTATTGGTTTTTTAATAGGTTGTGCGGTTTTTGTAGCTACAGAAAACTTGTTTTAG
- a CDS encoding anhydro-N-acetylmuramic acid kinase: MNKSEVFAIGLMSGTSLDGIDLVYVKFDKNNYQEFDILHSETVSYSKKWKSTLQEAIHFSSDVLKELNLNYGILLGEVINDFIDKFQIQNIDFIASHGHTVLHQPHNSITLQVGDGQTIANSTHQKVICDFRTQDVKLGGQGAPLVPIGDELLFADYDYCLNLGGFSNISYNKEGKRIAYDICPVNIVLNKYAKELGFEYDDKGQIAANGTSLIQLEADLRALDYYQQKPPKSLGLEWVQKEIFPRLESSKRKPEDLLRTFTDHIAWAIAKVLPKNAKVLVTGGGAFNAYLICEIQRQKKVNLVIPDHKLINFKEALIFAFLGLLRNEDKINCLSSVTGASRDHSSGDIFYPKF, translated from the coding sequence ATGAATAAAAGTGAAGTTTTTGCGATTGGTTTAATGTCTGGGACGTCTTTAGATGGAATAGATTTGGTGTATGTTAAGTTTGATAAAAATAACTATCAAGAATTCGATATTTTACACTCGGAGACAGTTTCGTATTCGAAAAAATGGAAGTCAACTTTACAGGAAGCTATCCATTTTTCTTCGGATGTTTTAAAAGAGTTGAATCTTAATTATGGTATTCTATTAGGAGAAGTGATTAATGATTTTATTGATAAATTTCAGATTCAAAACATCGATTTTATTGCATCTCATGGTCATACGGTTTTACATCAACCACATAATAGCATTACGCTTCAGGTGGGAGATGGCCAAACAATTGCAAATAGTACACATCAAAAAGTTATTTGCGATTTTAGAACACAAGATGTTAAGTTGGGCGGGCAAGGAGCGCCTTTAGTACCAATTGGAGATGAATTGTTGTTTGCAGATTACGATTACTGTTTAAATTTGGGAGGTTTTTCTAATATTTCCTACAATAAGGAAGGAAAAAGAATTGCGTATGATATTTGTCCGGTAAATATTGTTTTAAACAAGTATGCGAAAGAATTGGGTTTTGAGTATGATGATAAAGGGCAAATTGCAGCGAACGGAACTTCTTTAATACAATTAGAAGCAGATTTAAGGGCGTTGGATTATTATCAACAAAAACCTCCAAAATCTTTAGGGTTAGAATGGGTTCAAAAAGAAATTTTTCCAAGATTGGAATCGTCAAAAAGAAAACCAGAAGATTTATTGAGAACATTTACAGATCATATTGCATGGGCAATTGCAAAAGTATTGCCTAAAAATGCGAAGGTTTTGGTTACAGGTGGCGGTGCTTTTAATGCGTATTTAATTTGCGAGATACAACGACAGAAAAAGGTGAACCTTGTTATTCCAGATCATAAGTTAATCAACTTTAAAGAAGCGCTTATTTTTGCTTTTTTGGGCTTGTTAAGAAATGAAGATAAGATAAATTGTTTAAGTTCTGTAACTGGTGCGAGTAGAGATCATTCGTCTGGCGATATTTTTTATCCGAAGTTTTAG
- a CDS encoding acyl-CoA dehydrogenase yields MDFSLTEEHIMIRDAARDFAQTELLPGVIERDNKQEFPNELVKKMGDLGFLGIMVDPKYGGSGMDTISYILIMEELSKIDASASVIVSVNNSLVCYGLESYASEEQKQKYLTKLATGEYIGAFCLSEPEAGSDATSQATTAEDKGDHYIINGTKNWITSGGRADVYLVIAQTHREKGHRGINAFIVEKGTEGFHVGPKEDKLGIRGSDTHTLQFNDVKVPKENRIGEDGFGFKFAMKTLSGGRIGIAAQALGIAAGAYELALKYAKQRKAFGTEICNHQAIAFKLADMHTEIEAARMLVTKAAWDKDQGNNYDMSSAMAKLYASKVAMEHTVEAVQIHGGNGFVKDYHVERLMRDAKITQIYEGTSEIQKIVISRGIIKG; encoded by the coding sequence ATGGATTTTAGTTTAACAGAAGAACACATCATGATTCGCGATGCTGCAAGAGACTTTGCGCAAACAGAATTACTACCTGGAGTTATAGAAAGAGACAATAAGCAAGAATTCCCAAATGAATTAGTAAAAAAAATGGGAGATTTAGGCTTTTTAGGCATTATGGTAGACCCAAAATACGGAGGAAGTGGAATGGATACTATCTCTTACATACTAATTATGGAAGAACTTTCTAAAATTGATGCTTCCGCCTCTGTTATTGTTTCTGTAAATAACTCTTTAGTTTGTTACGGATTAGAATCCTACGCATCTGAAGAGCAAAAACAAAAATATTTAACCAAATTAGCAACAGGAGAATATATAGGCGCTTTCTGTTTAAGCGAGCCAGAAGCAGGCTCTGACGCAACATCGCAAGCAACTACTGCAGAAGACAAAGGAGACCATTATATAATTAACGGTACTAAAAACTGGATTACCAGCGGTGGACGTGCAGACGTTTATTTGGTAATTGCACAAACACATAGAGAAAAAGGTCACAGAGGTATCAATGCTTTTATCGTAGAAAAAGGAACTGAAGGTTTTCACGTAGGCCCAAAAGAAGATAAATTAGGAATTAGAGGTTCAGACACCCATACATTACAATTTAACGATGTAAAAGTGCCCAAAGAAAATAGAATTGGAGAAGATGGTTTTGGGTTTAAGTTTGCCATGAAAACACTTTCTGGCGGAAGAATAGGTATTGCCGCACAAGCTTTAGGTATTGCAGCAGGCGCTTATGAATTGGCTTTAAAATACGCCAAACAACGTAAAGCATTTGGTACCGAGATTTGCAATCATCAAGCAATTGCGTTTAAATTAGCAGACATGCATACAGAAATAGAAGCAGCAAGAATGCTAGTAACAAAAGCCGCATGGGACAAAGACCAAGGTAACAATTACGACATGTCTAGCGCAATGGCTAAACTCTATGCAAGCAAGGTTGCCATGGAACACACTGTAGAAGCAGTGCAAATTCATGGAGGAAACGGTTTTGTGAAAGATTACCACGTAGAACGCTTAATGCGAGATGCAAAAATTACACAAATCTACGAAGGCACTTCAGAGATTCAAAAAATAGTAATTTCACGCGGAATCATCAAAGGATAA
- a CDS encoding tRNA pseudouridine(38-40) synthase TruA yields the protein MKYSFSYIVRLQFLGFRFSGWQKQTNAKTLHDMVDKTLSFVFEDVHYKTIGVGRTDAKVSANTYYIQMFTDVLVDEDSFIDSLNANFSPDFKAISIQQVERGFNVINSPKIKEYHYYFSFGEKNHPFAAPFIVNVDEILGLETMQQAAKLFKGEHYFHKYCTRPSEKTIFKRIIDSCEIVENNILTANFFPEKSYILKVRGKGFLRYQIRLMMATLFEVGKGNLDLQFIEASLKEDNDRKYMRNNAPSSGLQLYDIELDL from the coding sequence ATGAAATATTCATTTTCTTATATAGTTAGGTTACAATTTCTCGGTTTTCGGTTTTCTGGATGGCAAAAACAAACAAATGCTAAAACATTGCATGATATGGTAGATAAAACCTTGTCTTTTGTTTTTGAGGATGTTCACTATAAAACGATTGGAGTAGGTAGAACAGATGCTAAGGTTTCTGCAAATACGTACTATATTCAAATGTTTACAGATGTGTTGGTTGATGAAGATTCTTTTATAGATTCTTTAAATGCTAATTTTTCGCCAGATTTTAAAGCAATTTCTATACAACAGGTAGAAAGAGGTTTTAATGTTATTAATTCACCAAAGATTAAAGAGTATCATTATTATTTTTCTTTTGGAGAGAAGAATCACCCTTTTGCTGCGCCTTTTATTGTAAATGTTGATGAAATACTTGGTTTAGAAACCATGCAGCAAGCAGCGAAGTTGTTTAAGGGTGAACATTATTTTCATAAGTATTGTACCAGACCTTCAGAGAAAACTATTTTTAAACGAATCATTGATTCTTGCGAAATTGTAGAAAATAATATTTTAACGGCTAATTTTTTTCCAGAGAAGTCCTATATATTAAAAGTGAGGGGGAAAGGTTTTTTACGATATCAGATTCGATTGATGATGGCAACTTTATTTGAAGTTGGTAAAGGAAATCTAGATTTGCAGTTTATTGAAGCTTCTTTAAAAGAAGATAACGATAGAAAGTATATGAGAAACAATGCGCCATCTTCTGGTTTGCAATTGTATGATATTGAGTTGGATTTATAA
- a CDS encoding outer membrane beta-barrel protein, with product MKKVIFTLLLATSLIATAQEKDEKGTFTLSGTVDVYGTANFADGSGTPGILIAAPENANGFGLGSANTVFAYEKGKAGVVADIAFGPRADDANMAGAINQLYAYYNLNDKVTFTAGQFNTFLGYEVINPSVNFNYTVSYLFNAGPFSHTGIKMDYAASEDLSFMLALTNSHGISSSDGNTSGEMQIGGQVGYKGQYLNLIYGGVDGSGITDNIFIDYTGGFDLSDTFFLGINAAYANSSDADAGYQGVALYLQNSFSDTFALGLRPEFFQANGSSDASVTAFTLTANTSLTDNLKLITDLRFDNSDDYIIEAFPTEKSVSTLTIAAVYSF from the coding sequence ATGAAAAAAGTAATTTTTACATTATTATTAGCAACTAGCTTAATAGCTACAGCTCAAGAAAAAGACGAAAAAGGAACTTTTACATTAAGCGGAACAGTAGATGTATATGGTACTGCTAATTTTGCAGACGGATCAGGAACTCCTGGAATATTAATTGCAGCTCCAGAAAACGCAAACGGATTTGGATTAGGTTCTGCTAATACAGTTTTTGCTTACGAAAAAGGAAAAGCGGGTGTTGTAGCAGATATTGCTTTTGGACCAAGAGCAGACGATGCTAACATGGCAGGTGCAATCAATCAATTATATGCTTACTATAATTTAAATGATAAAGTAACTTTTACAGCAGGACAGTTTAATACTTTTTTAGGATATGAAGTTATCAATCCTTCAGTAAACTTCAACTACACAGTTTCTTATTTATTTAACGCAGGTCCTTTCTCTCATACAGGTATAAAAATGGATTATGCTGCTTCAGAAGATTTATCTTTTATGTTAGCACTTACAAATTCACACGGTATATCTAGTTCAGACGGTAATACAAGTGGTGAAATGCAAATTGGTGGTCAAGTAGGTTACAAAGGTCAATATTTAAATTTAATCTACGGAGGAGTTGATGGAAGTGGTATTACTGACAACATTTTTATTGATTACACAGGAGGCTTTGATTTATCTGACACTTTTTTCTTAGGTATAAATGCTGCTTACGCAAACTCATCGGATGCTGATGCTGGTTACCAAGGTGTTGCATTATACTTACAAAATTCTTTTTCAGATACTTTTGCTTTAGGTTTAAGACCTGAATTTTTTCAAGCAAACGGATCTTCTGATGCTTCTGTAACTGCATTTACATTAACAGCTAACACATCTTTAACTGACAACTTAAAATTAATCACAGATTTAAGATTTGACAATTCTGATGATTATATTATCGAAGCTTTTCCAACTGAAAAAAGTGTATCTACATTAACAATAGCTGCAGTATACTCTTTCTAA
- a CDS encoding ammonium transporter gives MSLFLTLFQDTPATEVTAAVEQINGDMGMLWMLIAGILVFLMQAGFTLVESGMTRSKNAVNIAMKNLLDICVGSLIFWLVGYSLMYGDTSNGWFFWGGLFKGDGADLFFQTMFAATAATIVSGAIAGRTKYTTYIIFSIVMTAIIYPIAGGWQWQGEGWLTKLGFIDFAGSSIVHSVGGWAALVGAFMVGPRIGKYVDGKVLPIAGHNQVLATLGVFILWFGWFGFNGGSQLAWGGADSIAASSAVLVTNLAAAAGGLGALITTWIWYGKPNLGQTLNGTLAGLVSITAGCGNMTTEGAVLTGLIGGILVVFSIEFIEKKLKIDDAVGAASVHGVAGAFGTLAIGLWGVDGDTAIGLFNGGGASQLGVQATGVLAYAVWSISLSFIVFTILKKTMGLRVSKEIEIEGLDVHEHGSIAYPGVRQREFDDK, from the coding sequence ATGAGTTTATTTTTAACATTATTTCAAGATACTCCAGCAACAGAAGTTACAGCAGCTGTTGAACAAATAAATGGAGATATGGGAATGCTATGGATGCTGATTGCAGGTATCTTAGTATTCTTAATGCAAGCAGGATTCACCTTAGTAGAATCTGGTATGACAAGATCTAAAAATGCAGTTAACATTGCAATGAAAAACTTACTAGATATTTGTGTAGGGTCTTTAATTTTTTGGTTAGTAGGTTATTCGTTAATGTACGGAGACACTTCTAATGGATGGTTTTTCTGGGGCGGCTTATTTAAAGGTGATGGAGCAGATTTATTTTTCCAAACCATGTTTGCTGCAACCGCTGCAACAATTGTATCTGGAGCAATAGCAGGAAGAACAAAATATACAACATATATTATTTTCTCTATTGTAATGACAGCAATTATTTACCCAATTGCAGGTGGATGGCAATGGCAAGGTGAAGGATGGTTAACCAAATTAGGTTTCATCGACTTTGCTGGATCTTCTATTGTACACTCTGTTGGTGGATGGGCTGCTTTAGTTGGTGCATTTATGGTAGGACCTAGAATTGGAAAATATGTTGACGGTAAAGTTTTACCGATCGCTGGTCATAACCAAGTATTAGCAACTTTAGGGGTTTTTATCCTTTGGTTTGGATGGTTTGGTTTTAACGGTGGATCTCAACTAGCTTGGGGTGGAGCCGATTCTATCGCAGCTTCAAGTGCTGTTTTAGTTACAAATTTAGCAGCTGCTGCTGGTGGACTTGGAGCTTTAATTACAACTTGGATCTGGTATGGTAAACCAAACTTAGGACAAACATTAAACGGAACATTAGCTGGTTTAGTAAGTATTACTGCAGGTTGTGGAAACATGACTACTGAAGGAGCTGTTTTAACCGGATTAATAGGAGGTATTTTAGTAGTATTCTCTATTGAATTTATTGAAAAGAAATTAAAAATTGATGATGCCGTTGGTGCAGCGTCTGTACACGGAGTAGCAGGTGCTTTTGGTACTTTAGCTATTGGTTTATGGGGTGTAGATGGAGATACTGCTATTGGATTATTTAATGGTGGAGGAGCATCTCAACTAGGTGTGCAAGCAACTGGAGTTTTAGCATACGCAGTATGGTCTATCAGTTTATCATTTATTGTCTTTACAATCTTAAAAAAGACTATGGGATTACGTGTTTCTAAAGAAATAGAAATCGAAGGATTAGACGTACACGAACATGGTTCTATTGCTTACCCTGGTGTAAGACAAAGAGAATTTGACGATAAATAA
- a CDS encoding P-II family nitrogen regulator produces MKKIEAIIRKSKFSAVKEALQAVDVNFFSYWDVTGIGNEKEGHVYRGISYSTSDIQRRHLSILVNDDFEKITIDALLKSAVTGDVGDGKIFVSDITEVYRIRTGEKGGETLKKKSK; encoded by the coding sequence ATGAAAAAAATAGAAGCAATTATCAGAAAATCTAAATTCAGTGCCGTAAAAGAAGCATTACAGGCAGTTGACGTAAATTTTTTCTCTTATTGGGATGTTACCGGTATAGGTAACGAAAAAGAAGGACACGTGTACAGAGGCATAAGCTACAGTACAAGTGATATACAACGTAGACATTTATCAATATTAGTAAATGATGATTTTGAAAAAATCACCATAGATGCATTACTTAAATCGGCTGTTACAGGAGATGTTGGTGATGGTAAAATTTTCGTATCAGACATAACCGAAGTATACAGAATACGAACAGGAGAAAAAGGCGGTGAAACTTTAAAGAAAAAATCTAAATAA
- a CDS encoding ammonium transporter: MELLTINNVWMMICTALVFFMHTGFAFLEIGLTRQKNTLNILFKNIFIVTIGLLLYALVGFNLMYPGFADGSSGIFGFAGFGLSSPLTAEGTLDLAYNQGYTYWTDFLFQGMFAATAATIVSGAVAERMKILPFMIFAVIYVGFVYPIAGSWKWGGGFLQTLETPFYDFAGSTLVHSVGGWAALVAVCLLGARIGKFKNGKIQAIPGHNIPFATAGVLILWLGWFGFNGGSVLSADPELTSLTLVTTCLSAAAGGVVAAIVSTIMYKNLDLTMFLNGILGGLVGITAGADQMSPTDAIIIGAIAGAVIVFAVSLIDKLKLDDPVGAIAVHLVCGIWGTLAVGLFGNLAGVDQFISQLIGVAAYAVFCIVTSFIIIYTLKKTMGIRVSEKEEIEGLDVHEHGMDAYPDFRLNEH; encoded by the coding sequence ATGGAATTATTAACAATTAACAATGTATGGATGATGATCTGTACAGCACTAGTTTTCTTTATGCATACAGGTTTTGCATTTTTAGAAATTGGTTTAACAAGACAAAAAAATACACTTAACATATTATTTAAAAATATATTTATCGTTACTATCGGACTATTGTTATATGCTTTAGTTGGTTTTAACTTAATGTACCCTGGTTTTGCAGATGGATCATCTGGAATTTTTGGTTTTGCTGGGTTTGGATTATCATCTCCATTAACTGCTGAAGGTACTTTAGATTTAGCCTACAACCAAGGCTACACCTATTGGACAGATTTCTTATTTCAAGGAATGTTTGCTGCAACTGCTGCAACCATTGTATCTGGTGCTGTTGCCGAAAGAATGAAAATTCTTCCGTTTATGATATTTGCAGTGATCTACGTTGGGTTTGTATACCCAATTGCTGGTTCTTGGAAATGGGGTGGTGGATTTTTACAAACCCTAGAAACTCCTTTCTATGATTTTGCAGGTTCTACTTTAGTACACTCTGTTGGTGGATGGGCAGCTCTTGTTGCTGTTTGCCTTTTAGGAGCCAGAATAGGAAAATTCAAAAATGGAAAAATACAAGCAATACCTGGTCACAACATACCATTTGCAACTGCTGGTGTTTTAATTTTATGGTTAGGATGGTTTGGTTTTAACGGAGGTTCTGTTTTATCTGCAGACCCAGAATTAACCTCACTTACATTAGTAACCACTTGTTTATCTGCTGCTGCAGGTGGAGTTGTTGCTGCAATTGTTTCTACAATAATGTATAAAAACTTAGATTTAACAATGTTCTTAAATGGAATTTTAGGAGGATTAGTTGGTATTACTGCAGGAGCAGATCAAATGTCTCCTACAGACGCTATTATAATTGGTGCAATTGCAGGTGCAGTTATTGTATTTGCAGTTAGCCTAATTGATAAATTAAAATTAGACGACCCTGTTGGTGCTATTGCAGTACACCTTGTGTGCGGTATCTGGGGAACTTTAGCTGTTGGTTTATTTGGTAACCTTGCAGGTGTAGATCAATTTATTAGCCAATTAATAGGTGTTGCCGCTTATGCAGTTTTTTGTATAGTAACTTCATTTATTATCATATACACACTAAAGAAAACAATGGGTATAAGAGTTAGTGAAAAAGAAGAAATAGAAGGCCTAGACGTACATGAACACGGTATGGATGCTTATCCAGACTTTCGTTTAAACGAGCACTAA